The following proteins are co-located in the Perognathus longimembris pacificus isolate PPM17 chromosome 25, ASM2315922v1, whole genome shotgun sequence genome:
- the Sqstm1 gene encoding sequestosome-1 yields MASVTVKAYLLGKEEATREIRRFNFSLGDSSEPEAEAEAAVRPGPCERLLRRLAVLFPALRSGGFQAHYRDEDGDLVAFSSDEELTMAMCYVKDDIFRIYIKEKKECRRDHRPPCVQEAPRSAVHPNVICDGCNGPVLGTRYKCTVCPDYDLCSVCEGKGLHREHSKLVFPTPFGHHSEGFSHSRWLRKLKHGHFGWPGWEMGPPGNWSPRPPRAGDARPSPTVESASGPSEDPSVDFLKNIGESVAAALSPLGIEVDIDVEHGGKRSRLTPVSPESSSTEDKGSSQPSSCSSELGKQPGNGEGTAQSLTEQMKKIVLESVGQPEEQMESDNCSGGDDDWTHLSSKEVDPSTGELQSLQMPESEGPSSLDPSQEGPTGLKEAALYPHLPPEADPRLIESLSQMLSMGFSDEGGWLTRLLQTKNYDIGAALDTIQYSKHPPPL; encoded by the exons ATGGCGTCCGTCACCGTGAAGGCCTACCTTCTGGGCAAGGAGGAAGCGACGCGGGAGATACGCCGCTTCAATTTCAGCTTGGGCGACAGCTCCGAGCCCGAGGCCGAGGCGGAGGCCGCGGTCCGCCCGGGGCCCTGCGAGCGGCTGCTGAGGCGGTTGGCTGTGCTGTTCCCCGCGCTGCGGAGCGGCGGCTTCCAGGCGCATTACCGGG ATGAGGACGGGGACTTGGTTGCCTTTTCCAGTGATGAGGAACTGACAATGGCCATGTGTTACGTGAAGGATGACATCTTCCGCATCTACATTAAAG AGAAGAAGGAGTGCCGGCGGGACCACCGGCCCCCCTGTGTTCAGGAGGCTCCTCGCAGCGCAGTGCACCCTAACGTGATCTGTGATGGTTGCAATGGGCCTGTGTTGGGAACTCGCTACAAGTGTACCGTGTGTCCAGACTATGACCTGTGTAGCGTCTGTGAGGGGAAGGGCTTGCACAGGGAGCACAGTAAGCTTGTGTTCCCCACCCCTTTTGGGCACCACTCTGAG GGATTCTCTCACAGCCGCTGGCTCCGGAAGCTGAAGCATGGGCATTTTGGGTGGCCAGGCTGGGAGATGGGCCCACCAGGGAACTGGAGCCCACGTCCTCCTCGAGCTGGGGATGCTCGCCCCAGCCCCACGGTGGAATCGG cttctggTCCATCAGAGGATCCCAGTGTGGATTTCCTGAAGAACATAGGGGAGAGTGTGGCAGCCGCCCTCAGCCCTCTGG GCATCGAGGTTGATATTGATGTGGAGCACGGTGGGAAGAGAAGCCGCCTGACACCTGTCTCTCCGGAAAGTTCCAGCACAGAAGACAAGGGTAGTTCTCAGCCAAGCAGCTGCTCTTCTGAACTTGGAAAACAGCCTGGGAATGGTGAAGGCACTGCCCAGTCTCTGacagaacaaatgaaaaagatTGTCCTGGAGTCTGTGGGGCAGCCTGAG GAACAGATGGAGTCTGATAACTGTTCAGGAGGAGATGATGACTGGACTCATTTGTCTTCTAAAGAAGTGGATCCATCTACAGGGGAACTCCAGTCTCTACAGATGCCAGAATCAGAAGGACCCAGCTCTCTTGATCCTTCCCAGGAGGGACCCACAGGACTGAAGGAAGCAGCCTTGTACCCACACCTTCCACCAG AGGCTGACCCCCGGCTGATTGAGTCGCTCTCTCAGATGCTGTCCATGGGGTTCTCAGATGAAGGTGGCTGGCTCACCAGGCTCCTACAGACCAAGAATTATGATATTGGAGCTGCTCTGGACACCATCCAGTATTCGAAGCACCCACCGCCATTGTGA
- the LOC125341941 gene encoding MRN complex-interacting protein — protein sequence MAAAQRSRVLRCCRCRLFQAHQVKKSLKWTCKACGEKQSLLRTYGEGSGADCRRHVQKLNLLQGQASEPPLRCLKAASEDAGEPQEENTGLPHCAGLLGMELQGSSFWSSAHCHTGELGGPRWKPGPASYGKAPSSKWARFLSSPGNSSHVDTEPTRPLLQGPRSAGLAQAEQGSPETETSRKVCSSWPLTTVQLPEATCSPERPIKKSPKGSWDIATPRLDAKPLAQETQTALSVSLCNLFTTGEDFDDDL from the exons ATGGCGGCGGCCCAGCGGTCCCGGGTCCTCCGGTGCTGCCGCTGCCGACTCTTCCAGGCCCACCAG GTGAAAAAGAGTCTGAAGTGGACGTGCAAGGCTTGTGGAGAGAAGCAGTCCCTCCTGCGG accTACGGTGAGGGCTCCGGTGCTGACTGCAGACGCCATGTCCAGAAGTTAAACCTGCTGCAGGGACAGGCTTCCGAGCCGCCACTCAG GTGTCTGAAGGCTGCCAGTGAAGATGCGGGCGAGCCACAGGAAGAGAACACCGGTCTGCCG cACTGTGCTGGCCTGCTAGGAATGGAGCTACAAGGCAGCAGCTTCTGGAGCTCCGCACACTGCCACACCGGGGAGCTTGGGGGTCCTCGGTGGAAACCAGGTCCTGCATCCTACGGCAAGGCTCCATCTTCTAAATGGGCACGGTTTCTCTCATCACCTGGAAACAGCTCACATGTGGACACAGAGCCAACAAGACCACTCCTGCAGGGCCCCAGATCAGCTGGTCTGGCACAAGCCGAGCAAGGGAGCCCTGAGACTGAGACCTCAAGAAAAGTTTGCTCAAGCTGGCCCCTCACCACCGTCCAGCTTCCCGAGGCCACATGCAGCCCAGAGAGGCCCATCAAGAAGAGCCCCAAGGGATCGTGGGACATAGCTACTCCTCGGCTGGACGCAAAGCCTTTGGCCCAAGAGACACAGACGGCCCTGTCAGTGAGCCTGTGCAACCTCTTTACAACCGGGGAGGACTTTGATGATGACCTGTGA